In Salarias fasciatus chromosome 13, fSalaFa1.1, whole genome shotgun sequence, the sequence AGCATAACGAAAACACAGCCAGGTGCACATCCTCGGCCGCCATGGCAGAGATAAAGCACAGGAAACCCTCAGGACCAGACAGACTCCCTCAGCAAATGCATTCAGCTACAGAAATGAGTGAGCTAACTGAGGAAATTTACACACAAACTATCGAGGTTTGCTTTTCTTGAACTTCCTATagtggagagggaaaaaaaaattccttttgTTTGCGGTTTTCTTTTCCCTGTGGCTGTGATGAAGGAAGAATAATGATGTGCTTAACAACTACCAGGCTTATTGGAAATACAAAAAATTaccaaaatcacaaaaaaaatatatagcaAGTAATCCCTCCAAGTCAATAACTTGCAATTCGGTGAGTACAAAAACTCAAAGACAActttataaattaaaaaaactttttgcaTGTGAACAAACTTTCACAAACTCATAACACCTGCTTTGACAAACTGTATCATCAATGCATCACATCTTCACCAACTTCAGTTGACCATAAATTACATCCTGGAACAAGTCAGTTTTGctagacaattaaaaaaacaagtcttaCCTTTGTCGTCTGAACCATTTTCTCAGGAATCAAGCCAATTTGCCTATTGTCATTTTCCCCAGCATGAGTGGAGCTCTCAGTGAAACCAGCTGCGACGGTACATTCATTTCCTCTACCTACatccaaaaaagaagaaaaacaatatatcatcgaagggggggggggggggggttactcCAGCTATCACACTGCAGGTGCTGTTTTGTCTGCAGTTCATCTTTGCTCTGTTGGCCTCAAGAGGATGTGACAATCCCAACTGTGAAACATCAACAGCAAAGAGCTTCTTAAACATCACTGGTCTTACACGACTAACACACAGTTTAGTTGTGTTTATTgaataaaacagtgaaaaacaaaagcgCACCCATCACTATCTTCAGAGGACAAAATAAGCTTAAGCACATGACTGATTTGAGCGGTGATGACAAGAAAGGCAAGCAGGGCCTTCACTTCATCTACACTACCAATTCTGTCATAAGAAAGAAAATTCATTAAAAGCCCCACTGATTGCACCTTTACAAAGTGTGTGTATACACTTCAATTCACTTCCTTTAAAAGGCAAACACATGCATATTATTAGAGGCACTTATTTAAAAGGTCTTGCCTATTAGTAACAGCATTAAGTTGTCCCTTAAGAGTATCCAGAAAGACTAACAGTGAATGAATTCAAAATTCAAGTattatatgttaaaaaaaaaaaaaacatgaacaaatgtaAACATTACACACACCAGTCACAGAAGTTCAAACAAATTTATGGTGGTAATATTTTGAACAGAAGgtaaaatgatgaaaactgaAGGATTCAGACTGCTGGATCCACTGTCTGGATCAATCATGTCATTATATCCTGACTACTCACTTTGCAAGGCATCAAACATAATATTCATCTCAGAGTTTTTCTGCAAGTTCGACACTGGGTTATCCACTGACTGAGCTGATGAAGATGTTTCGCCAGTCTCTGCAGACACCAACGAGCGCTGTCTTTTGCTTTCAGTAATCGGTGTCGCGTCAGCTCTTGAGCTATCCAGCACAGGGAGGGAATCTTGATGTTGGTGATGATTTTCactgcttgcatcaaatgtctCACTGATAGTTTTGTCTTTCTGACTTTTCTCcaaggtcttcttcttcttcttcttatcatGGCCTTCAGATCCCCAGCTCTCACTTGTTCTTTGCTTTCTCTTCTTTAAAACAGGTTCCAACTCAAAGGGGATGTGAATGCTTCCTTCTCCTGGTAGATTCGGCAAAAGATGTCCTTTTGATCTCTGAGGATTGTTAGCAGGTGAGAAAAAGTCGTCAAACACTTCATCTTCGTCAGCAAAAGCGGCACCAACACCTTTGGGCTCACTGGAGACAGCCAAAGACTTTACTAAAGCAGAAAGCGATGATTTGGCTTGCCTGGgggttttcagttcagttttctgTAAAGTCGCTGGAGTCTCTTTGgatgtttcagcagcagcattatCTATCACAGCTGATGATGACGAGCACCGAGGAGATTTCACAGTGTCAAGATGAAGATTTTCTGTAAACGGTTTAGCAATTGCACATTTTGAACTTTCACATTCAACAGCTGAGAGACTCTGTTGTTTCTGCACATTTCTAACGTTATTTGATCTCCTTCCCGGGGAAGGGTTTTCCAAAAAACCTACTGAACCGTATTTTTTCATCGATTTGACCGAAGCTCTTCTTGACTTTCTTTTATGTCTGTCTTCATCGTCTTGCCTCTCTGGACTTGAAGTCCGTTTTGGGTCATTACGAAGTGGGGAGAGCCACGGCTTCACCGAGTCTGTCAAGCGTGACTGCTGTTCACTGTGTTCAGGGTCTGTAACATGGAGGGCTGTTCTCCCCTCTTCCTTATCCGGTGAGCGATCAAGTTCAGCAACAGAGGCACTGGATTCGTCGTCTGATTCGTTAACTATGGtaggatgaaaacaaacaaaaaaacattttagagACAGACTGCAATACTGGGGTCAAGCAGCATAAGCAATTGTCAAAGACTTGTTCTTCGGTGGTAAGATCCAAGGAGAGAAAGACACCCTGAACTACTTGTAAATCTGTTCTAAGTTCCTGAAATTGCTGATtgtctttttcaaaataatttgagaaaaatatatttctctAATGTCAGTTAAAGTTTTATCCTCACATTGTTCCAAGTTCAAACAAGTCAGTTTAACTCAATTCAAATGCCTCAACAATCCAGCAATAGAAACCTGACTGCATTGAAAAAGCAAGTTGTCCAACTACAtactgcaaaaggaaaaaaaaaaaaaaagcttttcactTTCCTTTAAAAACCAAGATAAGGCAAAGATAAACACTATTAAGATGAGCTTACTGTTCACCTTTAGTCCCTAAATATGTAGAAATCCGACTGCTCAGGGGAGAAAATGAATGTTCTTACACAGAAATTTAGGGAGAGTTGGTGTACTTCCAAGGAAAGGCTTCAGTCCTGTGGGCGAGCAGGATTCAGTCATTTGTGAAGCTGAAAGGCAGAGACATTTTCGTAAAATCagtgtcctttaaaaaaaaaaaggtttttcattCTTTGTTAAAACTGGTGCATTTGCTGGTTCACTAacctgtgggagagagattttcccttttgtctttcatgtctttCAAACGCCGTGCCATATAATCTGACCTTTTCAAAGCGGGGCTGTACACTATCCCATTTTCTTCGTCAATAAAGATGGATGACACATCTGTAGCTGTCAATGAGTAGTTCTTAATATTTATAAAAGCAATGTCATACTACATTCAGCAATTCTGACAAAATATTTGAATCCTTACCCACAGGTTGTTTCGGAGGCAAGTCCTTCATCATCTTGTCTAATTTCTTTCTCATGCGCCAGTCATTTTCAGGTCTCCTCTCTGGAGAATCTTTGGGCCGCATACAACGATGCTGTATGAACCAAACAAAGAAAGTGTTGCAAATAGGACAAAGAATAAATCAATTCACAAAgtaaggaaagaaagaaagactgatCACCATGTATGATCaccatgtattttttttgtttgttttttagtcaGAATGCATCCTCTAAAATATAAGTATTTGTTTTTTACCGATACAGGCTTAGTAAATATAATACACGGAAAGAAAGGCAATAAATCTACATTTTTGTGCTTAACTAGCATATAAATGCTCGTGGgatcatttggaaaaaaaaaaacccaagtcAGCAGCAACAGCATGAGTGTCACACGTAACCAACTCTACTCACCCGCTTGTTCTTTAGGACAGGGTTGCTTTCGTCATTCAAGGCTGGATACAACTCCTCATCCGCATGCACATCATTCTCATAACACCTGGAATTATtccattgaaaaataaagacaagagCTTGTGAAGGAAATTACAGCCCgataaaaacacaagattatCTAATCTACAAAAAAAGTAACAGAGGTCTCAAGGATCATTCATACCTGCCAATCCACAGAAGAGAGACGAGATGCACATTGCTTTTCTTGGCTTTCCTCCATGTAGATGAATGTCCATTGTTGAAAACAACATGCGTGACTTGCTTATTGAATGTTTTTGATACCTGCCAAAGGAACAAAAATTGTGTACTGAAATGAATGTAGAGCTGCTTCCAGTAAAcatagaaaatgcaaaaatggtCAAATTTGTCTCACCTGGGCTCCCATCTCTTGCAGCTGCTGAATGAATGGTTTGGAATAGTTTGCCGTCTTTTCTGATGACCACACGTCAACAAAGGCAACAACATCTGCAGCCACAATAAGCAGAGTTAAAAATACACCATAAGTCATCAAGACCAGTGGGTACAGTACAATACCCGTCAGAGGATAGACTATACCTTTAAGAACTGAGGATTTGTTGGTTGTGGTCATTACTGGCTTCACACTTGCTGATTCACCAACTAGAAAATAAAGAGGACATTACACGAGGCAGAAAATTGCATTCTTTGTGTGACCACTTTAGAACGAGAGTCTCTGAAAAATCCGGTCAACTGCTCCTGACCACCTTTCTATATGAAtaagctctttagctctagaaTCAATACATCAGTTTTACAAAAATACCAAAGggtacatgaaaaaaataaggaaTGCCATTTCAATAACATTGTCTAAAATCAAATACCAGATTAATATGGTCAGTTCAGTCATCACAAAAGGATGGCAATTGAGCTGTCTCATTTATCGCTATATATGTGACATATCTGTAATACAGGGAAATGACTGAACTTGTGTAGTGCTTACTGGATCAGTCTGAGACGTACATTAAAAGAAAGCACAAATGTATGTTTGTTCTAAGGCAAGGAATGTGTGATTTTCTCTGtatataattaaaaataaaggatGCAGCTATTAGTGTCAGCTTTGCTAATTGAGCGAATGGAATGTAATTGACATGTCAGATAGCAGCAAATGAAACGCCTGACCTCGCTTATTTCATTTGCTGTGATCCTGTCAAGAACTGGAGCAATTATTGTGCTCActgacagaaacaacacaataacAGCATCTGAGAATCAATCAATGCCAAGATCCGAGTTGCaacttgagggtgtttttttattcctgtcaACAAAATCTATCAACTCCAGAAATAGCCTCAAAATATCTACAAATATTTCCAAGTCATGCCAATTAGTCTTTGACTGAATTCTACCACTGTATTAAATCGTTGTAGAGAATAAACCTGTCTCCTACTTGAACGAGTCATCTAGTTACTCCCTTGTTCTGAGACGAGGATCAGTTTAGGATGAACTGCTGATCGTTTCAGAAAATCCAAATGAAAAGATGTGGAATTATGACTAGCTGATCGGGTACTGGTTTAGTCCCCACACAACACCAACTAGCTTGATGAACCGAGATCGTTAACTATAGTCGACGTGTGACAAAGAACATCCAAATTCCCCCATTAATCAAACCCAACAAGTAACAACGACTAAGTAATGGCACCGATCGTGGTATATATTATATTGTTGGAACATTTGTCGCTACGCTTGGCTGCTACATTAGCAGCTAACCAACTTTACTGTTTGCTGAGTTAGCATTTCACAGCTGACTTCAGCTGGCGTCTAAACTTGCGCAACATGTGTTTACACCTATGGTTTACACACGTTTCGAATGCCCGCACAACGACGTGACAGTAAGTAACAGCCAGTATTTGTCGAGTATGTGAGGTTCACTTACTTTCAGGAGCAGGGAGTTTCGAATTATGGCGTTTTCACCATCCTCAACTGACGACAGTAACTGGGATTCGCGCTTGCAGTTTGTCgtgcagtgcattctgggaaacagGACTATCATTGGCTGCTAGGCAACAGACGTAATAAAACCCCGAGGAGGGTCCTCAAGTTACTGTAaacaatgacgtatagaattagtaattctatacgtcattgacTGTAAAACTCAAACAAGTGCGCTTAATTTAATTCCGAattgttgttatttattcagaatttttCCCCACACCAGGAAACTATGTCAAAACCAGTGCAAAATTGCCACTAAGCTATGTATTTGGTTTCTTTAAAGGTCTTTAAAGCTAAAACATAGCAAATACAGGctttcttatttaaaaaaaaaatctaaaaatgttcaaattatTACCATATAATAGTATTATCATATGCTGTCTCATGAAAGGTGCTTAACATCTAACAAATGGAATCGTTCATATTGTTTGACAAACTTTCAGATTCTGAAAATTATTTGTGTTAAATTTCTccattttcttgtcttttcatGAATGCAGCATGGGCCTGGTGAAATAATTGgtataaatgcaataaaaatagaGACAGAACTGTAAGCAAGGCCACTCCTGTAGCTGTTTTCTTTGCCAATAACAGATATCGTTCCAGTGCTTGAGTTGTTAAAACAGGCACATGCATGGCAAATACATGTAGACTGAAATGCAAACACCTGGATTAGGCAGATAACCGTGTGAAGGTAATGTACACCTGGACAGTAACTGGCTGTCAAattgcatctctctctctctctccctctctctctctctctctgtcaggcACTCATCATGTATTTGTATACCCATGAAAATAGGacctgaacaacaacaacacaatcacgattgtttctgtatttattgAACCGTCAAAGGCAAATCCAAGACAACTCCACaaactgttgctttttttttttccattggtcACATTTATCACAAAGCACACATCATGATTTTCTTCCGTTAAAGCTCACACCTGGAATACACAACACAAATGCCATACATGAAAAGGACTAAAGAAATGTAAGAAATCAATGGCAGTAGTCCTCATATGTTTTCAATGAATCTCTAGCTTATAACAATGTGTATTTTCAGTGTAACATTCTATACAACAtcacaaattaaattaaaagctAATACAAATTTAAGTATTTCAGCTTGAGGCTTGAACTTCAGGGTGATCCATTTGGGAATACAATTGGACCTTATTTGCACCAGCCTTCTCAAGTCTCTGAAAAGCATTCCTCTCATGGAAATTTCCTCATTTGCTGTCcaaaaatggagggaaaaaatgcACTTGTTAACCACATCAAACAGGCATACATTATGTTCATCCACTGgtaaattcatgtttttccatCAATCTGTCATCACTCCCAGCATGTTTGTAATATCACAATATGCAGCTTGCTTTgcagttttaaaatatttagCATGGGCTGAGTGGGAAAATGTGTCGTCGACATCAGCAAAGTTTAAGTGGCAGTAATTCTGTAAATCTGAAAGCCATTTGTTGACATGCAAAACAGTGTTCCATCagtaaaaacagcacaaaagtATGAATTCTGTTAACAGTGATACGTAATGTGGAACATCTAATTTAGAAATAGTAACAAATTTATTCGAAGTGCACTTTTGCTTTCATTTACACATCTCTTGTATTTTTTAAGGATTACTGCAGAACAAGATAAAACCATGGTACAACACACTTCCAATTGCTAATGTAAAACCACTGTCAAAATGTTCCACTGACATTACATATTGAAGAAACGGCAAAAGCAAGTCCAACAACtgtacattttttctttttttttttttgtatgtgatTACATCCACCGGTGTCCTTTAGATCGTATCATCCATGTCAGACAGAGTTGCTCCTGCAGGGAAGAGGCACAGAGGTGCGGGACATTTCCATGTGCATGGTAGACATGGGGAAATGCTCGCACTCCTCTTCTTCTGCGAAACATCGACAGTGCAGGAGTATTTCTCTCACTTCTTGCCGAAAGTTGGAGTTAAGGAATCCATAGATAATGGGGTTGATGCAGGTTGAGGACATAGCCAGCAGGTGACAGAGGGAGAACAGCAGGTTGTGGTGGCAGATAGGCAGAGCCTCCTGGTGCCAGTCAGACACCACGTTGAAGATGGTGAGTGGAAGCCAGCACAGCGCGAAGGCTGTTATGAGAGCAATCAGCATGATATTGATTCGGCGGCTGTGAGTCATGCGCTGGCTCTCGGGGGTCCTGGCACGATCCAGCATGTCTTTACGGTGTCGTAGGCGCACAAAAACCCGAACATAAcaaagcagcaccagcagcagcggaCCACAATACTGGAACAGGAGCAACCATGTGGTGTAAGCCACTCTGTGTTGATGGGACGGCCAGTGCTCCACACAAGCCTCCATATGCGTGGCAGTTGGGGTGTAAGAAAAGACAGAGCGGAATGAATTTGGAAGCGAAGATGAATTTTTGTGTGTATAGGGGACCGGTTGGGGCTGTGATGCATTGAGATAAGCCTGAGGAAACACTTGCTGATGATGGGGAGGCTGGGACAGGATTACGTTGGTATAGGGCTCACTTGTGAGCAGCTGAAAGGCCAAGAAAGGTGAGGAGGTGAAGAATGCTAGAATCCATATTAGAACGACTGCCATGTAGGCCTGAGGGATGCTTGGTTTCCATCCAGAGGGATTAATGATGAGCTGATGTCTTTCTAGAGCAATGAACACAAGAGATAGCACGGATACAGTCACGGACACACACTGGATGAACGGCACCAGTCGGCACAATAATGACCCAAACACCCAATGGTCCATTAGTGTGTATATGACCGTGAAAGGGaggcaaaaaacacacaccaggatGTCAGAGAAAGACAGGTTGCAGATGAAAATACTTGTCACATTGACTTTTTCCCTGCGACGGGTGATGATACTAATGAGTCCAATATTCCCCACCAGCCCCAGTACCATCGTAACGCTGTACCACAGGACCAGGCACGCCGTAAGTACAGAAGACATGTGACACTGCTCGTCATGGCTGAGCACGGAGTAGTCTGAGAGGAGCTGCGTATTGTTCCCCGGCCCCTCCTGAAAAGAGTCGTGGCCGGCTCTGTCTTTCTCCCGCAGCAGGTAATGCAGAGAGGCGGAGCCGTTGAAGTGCAGAGGTGAGGATGGCAGAGAGGGCTGGCTCGTGTTGTCACTCAAGGACATCTCATCAGGACTTCAGCATTACCAGCCCGTTGAGTTAAACTGTCCATTCCAGCCGACTACAATCACGAAtctgagacagagagaaaaagattgaatcaaaaaaaatggaacaaatcAACAAGCACAATTATCCTGTTGAGATAATGCTAATGTTTTTTAAGAGAGAAAgccaaagacagaaaaagagctGATCTgtgtatgattaaaaaaaaaaaaaaaaaaatcacccataATACCTAGTAAAAGGTACTGTGTCACTAACAAATTACATTCAAACAATCCTCTTGACAAAACCCACCTCTTAAATCATGGTTTGATGAATTCCCATGAAATATTGCACAGACGTGTGAGCCTCACAGGATGGATCTTAAAGGCTTTGATGCTCCTGTAATTTTTCAAGTGTGAAATGGCTGTTGGATGGATTACCATGGAAATGGTTGAAATGACATACTCCTGATCCCCTTTAGACATACTGATATTGAAGCCTCATGCTTTAGCAGCGCCGTAGAAGCTTTGGTGCTGCATTTGCATTGTGTGTGCACGTCTCGTGCAGTACTGTGCAATGTGCTCAGAGGTGAATTATAAAAGGATCATGTAATTCCATGGGAAATGTTAGATTTtactcttcttccttttttttttaggtggaATTATCTTCTCATGTTCTTCATCTCATATTCATACCATTtgtgtcagttttctttttagCTGTCGTTCACATTCAAGCATCACATTTGTGCATCATTGTCGGCAATTTGTATCAAAACTGGTTTCATCCCAAATGTCTGTGACAGGGGGCAACGCAGTGGTTCGCATTCTTGTCTCATCACAAGAACTGCTCAATGAATTAGTAAATCTGACACTGAAGCTTCCTCATCAGTCTGTAAAGGATGGTTGTCAGTTCACTTGGTGACTGTAAATTGCCCATAGTTGTAGAAGTGTAAGATTTAGTTTCCCTGCGATGGACTGGCAAGCTGTCAAGGCTATATCCTACCATTTGCCTGCTTTCTGCTGGGATGCGCTCCAGTTCCATCGATCTATTCAGCTCTGAACAGATGGCTGGATGGTTGAGtggtgtgatggatggatggatggatggatggatggatggatgctagGGACAGTCACATAAAAgatagataataataataactttaaAGGAGTGATTCAGAAAGTGTGGGTGGTCTTCCACTGAGGGGtgccagagagcttcagggctgcagcagcagcagaacttcTTCCTTTTATCTAATTATCTTCTTAAAAAGAGggaatgatttaaaaaacaaatttcagCTAAAATTATTCATTGCTTTAATATAACGCTCATTTTTATTGCTGGATTTGTCATAGGTGTGATGAAGAccaaacaaaactgtaaaataagcTTTAAGTACAAAACCATGCTTTGTTAAACAACGGTTAGCAACCTATGTATGAGGAAAAACTGTTATTCAGCTACATTTTAACAGTTAGTAACCTGGCATGGAACAAGACATAGGGCATGAGATGTGGAGGGTTTGGTGACAATGCAGTTCAGTGAGTGCGaggctcatcctcccacaccCAGAACCTTTTGTTTAAAGCGAGATCATTCCTGAAGACACAAACTGTCGGGACCTATCTTCTCCATCATCAGCGTTTCACCGATGACTGAAAAGATTTAAGATTCAGAAGAATAGTTTTCgtcttttccaaaaaaaaagaagaaaaatgtaaagcatttctttcaaaatagaaaaaaaaactgtccaaaaTCAGACTGTGGACTATTGTTACTTTTGTTCTCAGACTacattttataacattctgCTCTTGAAAAAGGCGAATCAGAATTTATATAACAAAATCTTCACTTTACCTTTCCTTaacacacataaaacatgttgtgtgaCGACGGAAAGCTGTCAGGATTAATCTGGTCAAAATGTCACATCTCCCTATATTTAGGCCCTTGTCTGCAGTTAGTTTCCAAACTGAGAGTTTAAAGACTGTTTAGATCTGAGCACATCAGTCAAATCAGCGTGACAAATACTTGCACACAGAGTTGAGAAATGAGCTGAAGCGTTGCAGTCGGTGGAGATGGATTGATTATGTACAAAACACAGCCATCACACAAGAAGTACACAGCACGAAAAGGGTGAAATCGACAACATCTTTCACATGAGACACGGATCGTAAGATATCAGAGGcaataatgtattttttttcctttttaatgatttcttttctttctttttaaaattgcGACTCTTCCTATGTATACTCTTCTCAATAATACCATGCACTACCGCAACAATAGAacattttctccctctttgCACATCTTCCAATTGTGAGATTTGTCAGATCCCTGCCTACAGATTCTGCAGGCATGTTTCCAGAATCAACATAGCCGCTCAACAGCGAGCAGATTACAATGCACACTCTGGAGCAGAGACTTACTTTGTTCCATGTGTGCGATAAATGATGTAGCATGTCGAAGTAAAAGGGCATGACATTGTCAGACTCCTAAAAATGGATCGTAGCTCTCTCTCCCCTGAAACCTCTGCCATGTGCTGTGAAAAAGCGGCATCACA encodes:
- the npy4r gene encoding neuropeptide Y receptor type 4, translated to MSLSDNTSQPSLPSSPLHFNGSASLHYLLREKDRAGHDSFQEGPGNNTQLLSDYSVLSHDEQCHMSSVLTACLVLWYSVTMVLGLVGNIGLISIITRRREKVNVTSIFICNLSFSDILVCVFCLPFTVIYTLMDHWVFGSLLCRLVPFIQCVSVTVSVLSLVFIALERHQLIINPSGWKPSIPQAYMAVVLIWILAFFTSSPFLAFQLLTSEPYTNVILSQPPHHQQVFPQAYLNASQPQPVPYTHKNSSSLPNSFRSVFSYTPTATHMEACVEHWPSHQHRVAYTTWLLLFQYCGPLLLVLLCYVRVFVRLRHRKDMLDRARTPESQRMTHSRRINIMLIALITAFALCWLPLTIFNVVSDWHQEALPICHHNLLFSLCHLLAMSSTCINPIIYGFLNSNFRQEVREILLHCRCFAEEEECEHFPMSTMHMEMSRTSVPLPCRSNSV
- the mcph1 gene encoding microcephalin, with protein sequence MTTTNKSSVLKDVVAFVDVWSSEKTANYSKPFIQQLQEMGAQVSKTFNKQVTHVVFNNGHSSTWRKAKKSNVHLVSLLWIGRCYENDVHADEELYPALNDESNPVLKNKRHRCMRPKDSPERRPENDWRMRKKLDKMMKDLPPKQPVATDVSSIFIDEENGIVYSPALKRSDYMARRLKDMKDKRENLSPTASQMTESCSPTGLKPFLGSTPTLPKFLFNESDDESSASVAELDRSPDKEEGRTALHVTDPEHSEQQSRLTDSVKPWLSPLRNDPKRTSSPERQDDEDRHKRKSRRASVKSMKKYGSVGFLENPSPGRRSNNVRNVQKQQSLSAVECESSKCAIAKPFTENLHLDTVKSPRCSSSSAVIDNAAAETSKETPATLQKTELKTPRQAKSSLSALVKSLAVSSEPKGVGAAFADEDEVFDDFFSPANNPQRSKGHLLPNLPGEGSIHIPFELEPVLKKRKQRTSESWGSEGHDKKKKKKTLEKSQKDKTISETFDASSENHHQHQDSLPVLDSSRADATPITESKRQRSLVSAETGETSSSAQSVDNPVSNLQKNSEMNIMFDALQSRGNECTVAAGFTESSTHAGENDNRQIGLIPEKMVQTTKAMRTLVMTSMPTEKQHLVVQVVKSLGGFSIADRVSESTTHLVSGGDKRTLNILLGIARGCWILSFEWILWCLEQRQWIPEEPYELSDKFPAAQICRLQRHLSAGEHQQDLFQGQPAMFVSQHSQPPTQSLVELIELCGGTVCKTVRQAGICIGKYSGRRPAGSRILSEQWVLDSITHLKLLSYDNYDLE